A genomic region of Rhodococcus pyridinivorans contains the following coding sequences:
- a CDS encoding MHYT domain-containing protein, with product MSHDVHHFSMGIWVFLLSYATAVMGSFVGLSCVRRSLEEPRRSGNWWLLMASLSIGGVDIWLMHFIGMMGFSVPGTTIRYELAPTVFSVVLAVVATLVGLRIADVHDVSKHRIPESVRLLIGGLLMGAAVSMMHYSGMYAIRIRGAIEHETGYVIASVIIGVVASTAALALARRTRRLEIRVVAAFVMGCAVVALHYTGMAGVRVTLDPSMPAPEGMTVMSLLFPAFVLGIIVLAVPITALLLASDPEDAVRDARLGQWASEAERQVDRDPVTGSHM from the coding sequence GTGTCGCACGACGTACACCACTTCTCCATGGGGATATGGGTTTTCCTCCTCTCCTACGCCACCGCTGTGATGGGATCCTTCGTCGGATTGTCCTGTGTCCGGCGGTCGCTCGAAGAGCCGCGGCGCAGCGGCAACTGGTGGCTCCTCATGGCATCGTTGTCCATCGGCGGCGTGGACATCTGGCTCATGCATTTCATCGGCATGATGGGCTTCTCCGTGCCGGGTACGACCATCCGATACGAACTGGCACCGACGGTCTTCTCTGTCGTGCTCGCCGTCGTCGCGACCCTCGTGGGTCTGCGGATCGCCGACGTGCACGACGTCAGCAAGCACCGCATTCCCGAATCGGTGCGGTTGCTCATCGGCGGTCTGCTCATGGGCGCCGCCGTCAGCATGATGCACTACAGCGGCATGTACGCCATCCGCATCCGGGGCGCGATCGAACACGAGACGGGGTACGTGATCGCCTCGGTGATCATCGGTGTCGTCGCCTCCACGGCCGCGCTCGCACTGGCCCGCCGCACGCGTCGTCTCGAGATCCGCGTCGTCGCGGCCTTCGTCATGGGATGCGCGGTCGTGGCGCTGCACTACACCGGCATGGCCGGCGTGCGGGTCACCCTCGATCCGAGCATGCCCGCGCCCGAAGGCATGACCGTGATGTCGCTGCTGTTCCCTGCGTTCGTCCTCGGCATCATCGTCCTGGCCGTGCCGATCACCGCGCTGCTGCTCGCCTCCGACCCGGAGGACGCCGTGCGCGACGCCCGGCTCGGGCAGTGGGCGTCGGAGGCGGAACGGCAGGTGGACCGCGACCCGGTCACCGGATCCCACATGTGA
- the gyrA gene encoding DNA gyrase subunit A produces the protein MTDTTLPPEGPGHDRIEPVDIQQEMQSSYIDYAMSVIVGRALPDVRDGLKPVHRRVLYAMFDNGFRPDRGYVKSARAVAETMGNYHPHGDASIYDTLVRLAQPWSMRYPLVDGQGNFGSRGNDGAAAMRYTECRLTPLAMEMLREIDHETVDFQPNYDGRTQEPTVLPSRIPNLLINGSGGIAVGMATNIPPHNLGEVAEAIYWALDNFEADEETTLAAVMERIKGPDFPTAGLITGTQGIHDAYTTGRGSVKMRGVVEIEEDSKGRTSIVITELPYMVNPDNLITSIAEQVRDGKIAGISDIHDESSDRVGMRIVVTVRRDAVAKVVLNNLYKHTQLQTSFGCNMLSIVDGVPRTLRLDQMIRLYVNHQIEVIVRRTRYLLRKAEERAHILRGLVKALDALDEVIALIRASQTVDIARAGLIDLLTVDEIQADAILAMQLRRLAALERQKIVDDLAEIEREIEDYKDILARPERQRAIVRDELKEIVDKYGDERRTRLVAADGDVNDEDLIAREDVVVTITETGYAKRTRTDLYRSQKRGGKGVKGAELKQDDIVKHFFVTSTHDWLLFFTTKGRVYRAKAYELPEANRTARGQHVANLLAFQPDERIQGVIRLKTYEDAPYLVLATRNGLVKKSRLSDFDSNRSGGIVAINLRGDDELVGAVLCSAEDDLLLVSQQGQSIRFSATDEALRPMGRATSGVQGMRFNGEDKLLSLNVVKEGTYLLVATSGGYAKRTPMEDYPVQGRGGKGVLTIQYDRKRGNLVGARIVEDDDELYAITSSGGVIRTAAKQVRKAGRQTKGVRLMNLAEGDTLLAIARNADEPDEADAAGAKES, from the coding sequence ATGACCGACACCACGTTGCCTCCGGAGGGGCCGGGGCACGACCGCATCGAGCCCGTCGACATCCAGCAGGAGATGCAGAGCAGTTACATCGATTATGCGATGAGCGTGATCGTGGGCCGTGCTCTGCCCGACGTGCGTGACGGTCTCAAACCGGTGCACCGTCGCGTGCTCTATGCGATGTTCGACAACGGCTTCCGCCCCGACCGCGGGTACGTGAAGTCGGCGCGCGCGGTCGCCGAGACCATGGGCAACTACCACCCGCACGGCGACGCGTCGATCTACGACACGCTCGTGCGTCTGGCGCAGCCGTGGTCGATGCGCTATCCACTCGTCGACGGCCAGGGCAACTTCGGTTCCCGCGGCAACGACGGCGCCGCCGCCATGCGGTACACCGAGTGCCGGCTCACGCCGCTCGCGATGGAGATGCTGCGGGAGATCGACCACGAGACGGTCGATTTCCAGCCGAACTACGACGGCCGCACGCAGGAACCGACGGTTCTCCCCAGCCGTATCCCCAACCTGTTGATCAACGGTTCGGGCGGTATCGCGGTCGGTATGGCCACCAACATCCCGCCGCACAATCTCGGGGAGGTTGCGGAGGCCATCTACTGGGCGCTCGACAACTTCGAGGCCGACGAGGAGACCACCCTCGCCGCGGTCATGGAGCGGATCAAGGGACCGGACTTCCCGACCGCCGGCCTGATCACGGGCACGCAGGGCATCCACGATGCCTACACGACCGGTCGCGGATCGGTGAAGATGCGCGGCGTCGTGGAGATCGAAGAGGACTCCAAGGGCCGCACCAGCATCGTCATCACCGAGCTGCCGTACATGGTCAACCCGGACAACCTCATCACGTCGATCGCCGAACAGGTCCGCGACGGCAAGATCGCGGGCATCTCCGACATCCACGACGAGTCGTCCGACCGCGTGGGCATGCGCATCGTCGTCACTGTCCGCCGCGACGCGGTGGCCAAGGTGGTTCTCAACAACCTCTACAAGCACACGCAGCTGCAGACGAGTTTCGGCTGCAACATGCTGTCGATCGTCGACGGGGTGCCGCGCACGCTGCGCCTCGACCAGATGATCCGGTTATACGTCAACCACCAGATCGAGGTCATCGTCCGGCGTACGCGGTACCTGCTGCGCAAGGCCGAGGAACGCGCCCACATTTTGCGCGGCCTGGTCAAGGCCCTCGACGCGCTCGACGAGGTCATCGCGCTCATCCGCGCGTCGCAGACCGTCGACATCGCGCGCGCCGGCCTGATCGATCTGCTCACGGTCGACGAGATCCAGGCCGACGCCATCCTGGCGATGCAGCTGCGTCGCCTGGCTGCTCTCGAGCGTCAGAAGATCGTCGACGACCTCGCCGAGATCGAGCGCGAGATCGAGGACTACAAGGACATCCTGGCCCGTCCGGAGCGGCAGCGCGCCATCGTCCGCGACGAGCTGAAGGAGATCGTCGACAAGTACGGCGACGAGCGCCGCACGCGGCTTGTCGCGGCCGACGGCGATGTCAACGACGAGGACCTCATCGCACGTGAGGACGTCGTCGTCACCATCACCGAGACCGGTTACGCCAAGCGCACGCGCACCGACCTGTACCGCTCGCAGAAGCGCGGCGGCAAGGGCGTCAAGGGTGCCGAGCTCAAGCAGGACGACATCGTCAAGCACTTCTTCGTGACGTCCACGCACGACTGGCTGCTGTTCTTCACGACGAAGGGCCGCGTCTACCGCGCGAAGGCGTACGAGCTGCCCGAGGCGAATCGCACGGCGCGTGGTCAGCACGTCGCGAACCTCCTGGCCTTCCAGCCCGACGAGCGCATCCAGGGCGTCATCCGCCTCAAAACCTACGAGGATGCGCCGTACCTGGTGCTCGCGACCCGCAACGGCCTGGTCAAGAAGTCGCGCCTGTCGGACTTCGACTCAAACCGTTCGGGCGGCATCGTCGCGATCAACCTGCGCGGCGACGACGAGCTCGTCGGCGCGGTGTTGTGCTCCGCCGAGGACGATCTGCTGCTCGTCTCGCAGCAGGGCCAGTCGATCCGTTTCTCGGCCACCGACGAGGCGCTGCGTCCGATGGGCCGCGCGACCTCCGGTGTGCAGGGCATGCGGTTCAACGGCGAGGACAAGCTGCTCTCGCTCAACGTCGTCAAGGAGGGCACGTACCTGCTGGTCGCTACCTCGGGTGGTTACGCCAAGCGCACCCCGATGGAGGACTACCCGGTCCAAGGTCGCGGCGGTAAGGGTGTTCTGACCATCCAGTACGACCGCAAGCGTGGCAACCTGGTCGGGGCGCGCATCGTCGAGGACGACGACGAGTTGTACGCCATCACCTCGAGCGGCGGTGTCATCCGCACTGCGGCGAAGCAGGTGCGCAAGGCAGGCCGTCAGACCAAGGGCGTGCGGCTCATGAACCTGGCCGAGGGCGATACATTGCTC